TGAGTTTGAAAGTCGGTTAAACCCTTTGCTGTAGTTTTAGTTAAATCAACATCCATTGCCATAGTCATTGTTGGCATAACCAATAAAGAACATAGCGTTAATATCACAAACAATTTTTTCATACTAATTTTAATTATTTAAAATCTCCTTAAGTTGTAGTCGCTGCGAATAGATAACTAACTGCGAAATCAGCAATTGCATAGGCTGCTAAAATTAACGCCAGACCAATTACTGCATTTTTTAACCACTGTTTAGCTTTTTTCACTTGATCTTCATTTCCACCAGCACTCATCCACAAAAATCCAGCATAAACAATAATTACAACAGTTATTATGCCGACCAATGTTAATACTATCTTGATGATATTACCAACGATATCTACTAAAGTTCCCTTACCTGTATATCCAGTTTTGTCTTTGAATGTTTCCATTTCCTTGACAGGATCACCACCAATTGTTGCTGCTGTAGCTACCAGGGGCATAGCAAACAGAGAACACAAAGTTAAAATTACAATTAAATTTTTCATATTGATTTGATTTATTTTAGGTGGTTGTTGCTGTAACTAAATAATCAACCGCAAAGTAGGCGATCGCATAAGCTGCCAAAGTTATAGCTAAACCAATTACAGCATTAGTCAACATTTGCTTTGCTTTTTTTACCTGGTCTTCGTTGCCACCTGCGGTCATCCACTGTACACCGCCCCAAACAACTAATATTACCATGATAATACCAAGTAAAGTTAAAATAATTTTAATTATACTACCAACAATTGTAGGTAAATCTGCTTTTGGTTTATCTGCACCGTGTAAACCTTTACCTACATTACCCAATTCACCAAGTGGTCCATCCGCAGCCAAAGCAATTCCACCACACAGAACAAAACTGAAACAGATTACTAACAAAAATGTTACTACTTTTAATGTAAATGGATTTTGACGTAAAAAATTCATAATTTTTTTGTATAGAGTAATAAGTAAAGAGTAACAAGTGATTACCTTTTACTTTTTACCTTTTACTTTTTACTTTATTAAACTCCAGCTGCTGTACTAAGCTTCTCCACAAAATAATAAGCAATTGCATAAGCACCCATAGTTACGGCCATACCTAGCACACCTTCAATCAGCATACTTCGAGCTTTTTTCACCTGATCAGCATTTCCACCAGCGGTCATCCAGGTGATTCCACCATAAACAACTATGATCACAAAAATAATTCCTAAAATTGAAGTTACAACTTTCAAAGCTTTACCAATTACACCCGCTGGATCAGCGGCTGTAGTACTAAATCCGGCGCCAGGCGCAGCAGCATCAAGACCTGCCTTGGCTTTGTCAGTAGCACCACTAGCAAAAACATTATTGGTGATTATAGTTAAATTAAAAACCAATAAACTGATAATGATTGAAAATAATACTAATTTTTTAAGCATATTCAATATAAATTAAAACCTCTAATAAACTAAAGAGTCCCGGAAATCTTAGCAATTACATATGCAGTTAATTGGTATGCCATTAAGGTAACAACTAAACCAATCGCCGCATGGATCAAAGTTTTTCTTGCCTTTTCTACATTTTGCGGAGTACCTCCAGCGGTCATCCACATAATTCCGCCGTAAACAATCATAATTAGGAAAGCAATACTAACGTAGCCAAAAAAAACTCCAATGTACTGACCAATAACCTTTTCAATTGTATTATCAGCTTTAGGCAATAAGCCCGGTTTTTCAGCTGCTCCTTTTAAACCATCCGCAAAATCGCCAGCTATAGCTAAATTAGGAATAGCTAAAAAACAAATTCCGATCAATAATATAAAAACAATTAAAAAATATGAGTTTTTTTTCATAGAATCTTATTTCTAAAAAGCTTTCTTCTCATTAATTAACAATGTGTATTATTAACTAATGAGAAGGGCAGATAAATCTGCCCTTTAAACTTTTTTATTCGGTTGTTGCAGTAACTAGATTAGTGATTACAAAACTGGTAATCGCGTATGCGCTTAGAATAATTGCTACGCCTATTATACCAGAAACAATGTATTTCCTCGCTTCTTGTACTTTCTCATCGCTACCACCAGCTGTCATATATTTAAAGCCTCCGATCAAAACAATTACGATCGCGATCACACCCAAAAATCCAAGTGCAACTTTAATTATAGCTCCAATAGTTTCCTTCAAATCTTTATTTCCTAAATTTGTGTTGTCACCAACTGCGCCAATCCCAAATGGGTCTGGTGCTGGATCCTCAAGCGCCACGGCTGGTAAAGCAAATGTTGCAAGCATGAAAATTACTAGGAAAAGTCCCGCGAACATTTTGATTTTGTTTGTGTCTACGTACATGTGCATTTTCTTAATTATTAATTTTTTATATATATTAAATTATTAAACTCCGAATTTAGAAATTATTGTACTTACTAGTATATAACTCATAAAAATGATAAATAACCCCAAAGCCGCCCAAATCATTGAATGCTCGGCTGTCTTAATTCTTTTTTCATTACCGCCTGAGGTCATCCATATTATACCACTATAGATAAAAATCACCAAAGCAACTGTCCCGATTATCCCCAATGCCATACCAATAGCTTTTCCAATTAATGCATTAAAATCATCACTTTTAACAATTTCGTCACCAAACGTTGAATTAATCTTACTGGTAGCATCAGAAATAGCATCCGCGTGAACAACAGCAATTGACACTACGAAAAAGAAAAAACATGAAAGCAATAAAACACCTACTATTTTTTTATACATATTAAATAATTTAGGAACCTGCTAAAACTTTTAATAAAGTCTTTATAAGAGCCCCTGATAAAAATATTATAACTAGACCAATAAAAGCATTTTTTAACATAGTTGTTGCCTTACCTATTCTTTCTTTGTTCCCACCAGAGAGCATATACATGATACCGCCAACTACAAAAACCAGAAGAGTAACTGATCCTGAAATTCCCAAAATGATCTGGGCAACATTCGCAATAGTTTGTTCTACACTTCCTAGGTTGCATTTATCAACAGGAGCATCTCCTAAACATTCGCCGGGAACAATTGAAGGAAAGGCCAGTGTTGATTGTCCAACCAGCAAACCAAAACTAATTAAAATAATTACAAATATAATTTGTTTTTTCATAACTTCTTTTTTATCGAGTAATTTATTTGACTGGCAGCATTCTCTATTGCTTCATCAATTTCCAAAGTTCCTTCTAAAATATAGTTTATCATTGAATTAAAAATTCCCTCAGCTGCAATTGGACTTTCTCCCCGATACCAACTCTTGGCCGTTAATAATTGATCAGCCTTTGCCGATAATAATTCATTTGCTAAATGTTCATTAATCAACTTAGTTGAACGCAAAGCAGTGGTCTGCTGAGTTTCATTCAAATACTCAACAACATTTTTTTCACTAGTAATAAAATTAACAAAATCCCAAGCATAATCCTTAATCTCAGTTTTCTTAGACACGCCCTGCACCCAGTAACTCGCATAATTAACTCTCTGATTATCTCCGACCTGCGGAACTGGTGCAACATTGAAATCCAATTGTGGTGCCTCTGCTCTAATTCGTTCACGATGATGCGCATAACCAAATACATATGCTACTTTGCCATCAATAAAGGCATCTATTGAATTAGGCATCTGCTTATTCCAAGTATAAACCTCGTGTAGTGGTGAAGCAAACTGAGTATAGTATTCAACTGCTCCTATAGCTGGTGGAGCAGACACTCCTGTTACGCCTTCTGGTTTTTCAGTAAACGTAGCCTGACCATAAGCATTAGTCATTGGAGTTAAATTCTGCATCATTAAAAGTGATAAAATATCAAAGTTTCTTTCTACATTGTCAGCCGTGCCCATCGCAGTTCCAGACAATAGTATTTGCCCTGAATCTTTACTTATTTGGGTAATTCTCTTCACGTGCTCTTGAAAGTCATTCCAATTACTTGCTGGCTCAACAATCCCGGCATTATTCAAAATATCTTTATTATAATACATTACCAGAGAATCCATACTCATGGGCAATCCCCAAACCCTCTCTATTTGCTCACTCTTTTTGTTACTTGTATCGTTAACAACAACTGTATCTAAAGAAACGGCATCTAAATATTTTTTTCTAACTTCAGCTGGGGTAGGTAATTTTGTTGTTCTAAATTCTACAATTTCTTCTTTTTTGATTGAACCTTTAATATATTTAATTGGAGTTACCACTTTGTCTGGTGCTGGCAGTAACTTGGTCATATAGCGCTTTACCCAAGTATTCTGCATGGTAAAAACATCTGGTCCTCGATCTTCCGCCAAAGCCTCTACTAATTCTTGTTCGTACTCATCATATCGAAGCTTGTGATAATCAATCCTTACATTCGGATGTAATTGTTTGTATGCTGCTATAAGACCCTGTACATCTGCCGAGTTATCCCACAAATTCCACCAAACTAAAGTTTCCTTTTTATAAGCTTTTTGCGCATTTCCATCGCCCCCTTTGGTACAAGCAGAAACAGAAAAACTCACAGCCACCAACAACAAAATTGATACTATTTTGTATGTTTTTGTTTTTGTCATATTTATTTTTATATTTTTAAACTTTTCAAATACTTTCTAAAGTCAGCTCTCAGGTCCGGCCTAGTTAGTGCCAATTCAACGTTCGCACGTAAATAACCAAGCTTTGAACCTGTATCATAATAAATACCATCAATCTTCTTGGCATAAATTGGTCGCTTCTTGGATAATTTAAAAATAGCATCAACCAACCACAATTCCCCGCCTTTTCCTAATTTGGTTTTTTCTAATTCTTCAAAAATATCTGGTGTCAAAACAAAACCACCAAGAGAAGCTAATAATGAAGGTGCCTTTTCTGGTCCTGGTTTTTCTACTATTGTATTAACTTGTAAAACATCTTTTTCAACTTCCAGCCCATCAATAATGCCATATTTATTTGTGTCCTTTTTGGATACGCCATAGGCAGTCAAAACAGGATCTCCATATTTTTCATAAACTTCCGTTAATTGTTTGAGTTGTGGTTTTTTCTTGGTATAAAAAAATTCATCTCCCCACATTACAGCAAACGGCTCATCTCCAATCAAATGCTTGCAACACAGAACTGGTGTACCATTGCCATATGGACCTTTCTGCCGTATATAAATAAAATTGGCCATGTCCGCAATTTTTTTAATCTCTTTTCGCATTTCTTCTTTTCCCGCTTTTCTTAGAAAATTCTGCAATTCATAATTGTAACCAAAATGATCTTCCACGGCTCGTTTACCACTACCGGTAACTAAAATTATTGTTTCAATACCAGACCTTACTGCATCCTCAACCACATACTGAACAATCGGCTTATCAACTACTGGCAACATTTCTTTTGGTTGCGCCTTTGTAGCTGGCAAAAATCTAGTTCCGTACCCAGCCACTGGAATAATTAATTTTTTGACTTTAACCATATATTCAAATCATTAACCAATTTTTAAAGTGTCTTTCAATTTCTTTAGTTTTGTAAAATAATGAATAAACAGAATTGCAAAATAAACGTTCACTGCTGCTATCAAGACAAAAAATAGGGCGAACAAAATAAACAAAGTTTGAGGATAAACCAAAACCAAAACACCCAAGGCAATCCAGATAACAGTTTGCAAAACAAAATACACAATGAACCACATTAATGTATTTCTAGTGTGCTGATAAAATTTCTCTAGAAAATGTAACATAATTTTAAGTTAAATATTAAAAATTTTCGAATTGAATTATTCGAGCTTATATTTTGTCTTGTTTATTATAACATTTTTTACAAAATTTAACCAAAATTTAATCAACAGACCTTCCTATTGACAAAATGTTTAATTTACACTATAATAAACTGTCATTCGTTCTTTAAACTTTTATACTCGAGGGGAAATATGGCGTATAAAGGCAAAAAATCAGTTCTAGCAGTAGATCTCCTTCCGGTAATTGGTTGGAAAAGGGTGGCCCTAATCAAGCGAGCCAAGTGGCCGTGCTTGGAAAAATTATGTATCGTTGGTGGTCATTTTGACGCAGATAATGAGCACAATGAAAACTTGCCTGAGCATGAGCGTAACTTGCCAGACATCAGTGTTCCACACGCTGCGCTACGCGAAGCCAACGAAGAAATTCATCTGGAAACAGTAACGCTTGAAGACCTGGTTGAGTGGTGTTGGCTTGACGAGATTGGCCGTGATCCACGAGAAGAACAACCTGACGAAGATCGCCGAGTTTCCAAATGTTTCTTGGTTCACCTCGAATCAGAAGAAGCTCTTAAAGATTGTTTTGCGGACTCAGACGCACTGGAACTGGTTATCTGCGACATTGATTCTTTGACCGAAGATGACATGGGATTTGACCACTGGATTGCAATCAAGAAACTCCAGGCTGAAAAACAGCGACTTTGGGAGTTCTGGACCCAATTAAGTAGTCACTGTTTTACTCACAGGTGTGATGCTCTTATTACAGAAGAAAAGCTTCTGCAAGACGAATGCACTGCCGATACTCTAGATATTGCTTGGCACACCTCAGAGGGCAGAGCACAGCTCATAACTATGGGGATTGAAATGTTTATTGTAGCTTGTCCCTTCTGCGGACACAAAATTACTCCTCCAATTTTCTATTAAGGTTAATCAACACACCTCCACTTTTCAAAGAAAAGTGGAGGTTTTTTATTTAAAAATATAAAACCGCCTCAACTATGTGATGCGGGTTACCATGATTCATAACAATTTATTTTCTATTCCTATCAATCTCCCCTTAGTCCAAAAGCGGAGGGCGTGAGATTTGAACTCACGGAACCTTTTCAGGCTCAACGCTTTTCGAGAGCGTCCCATTCAACCACTCTGGCAGCCCTCCTTGATTGAAACGTCCACTGGAATTAGCATGCCCCGTAATTACTGCGGGACAGCCCTCCACTTTTGGGCCAAGTAATAATCTAAATTTTACAAAATTCAATTTTTGTTTTGCTACGAGAAACCAGCCAACCAACTGCAAACAAGAGCCACCAAAAAACACTTAAATCATTTTTAAAATACGGCACGTCAACCAAACCATGAACTAGAATTGCAACCATGACTGCAATTAGAACTAAGTATATTTTCTGATTTTCTCTATTTTTAACCT
This region of Candidatus Falkowbacteria bacterium genomic DNA includes:
- the galU gene encoding UTP--glucose-1-phosphate uridylyltransferase GalU, whose protein sequence is MVKVKKLIIPVAGYGTRFLPATKAQPKEMLPVVDKPIVQYVVEDAVRSGIETIILVTGSGKRAVEDHFGYNYELQNFLRKAGKEEMRKEIKKIADMANFIYIRQKGPYGNGTPVLCCKHLIGDEPFAVMWGDEFFYTKKKPQLKQLTEVYEKYGDPVLTAYGVSKKDTNKYGIIDGLEVEKDVLQVNTIVEKPGPEKAPSLLASLGGFVLTPDIFEELEKTKLGKGGELWLVDAIFKLSKKRPIYAKKIDGIYYDTGSKLGYLRANVELALTRPDLRADFRKYLKSLKI
- a CDS encoding extracellular solute-binding protein, whose protein sequence is MTKTKTYKIVSILLLVAVSFSVSACTKGGDGNAQKAYKKETLVWWNLWDNSADVQGLIAAYKQLHPNVRIDYHKLRYDEYEQELVEALAEDRGPDVFTMQNTWVKRYMTKLLPAPDKVVTPIKYIKGSIKKEEIVEFRTTKLPTPAEVRKKYLDAVSLDTVVVNDTSNKKSEQIERVWGLPMSMDSLVMYYNKDILNNAGIVEPASNWNDFQEHVKRITQISKDSGQILLSGTAMGTADNVERNFDILSLLMMQNLTPMTNAYGQATFTEKPEGVTGVSAPPAIGAVEYYTQFASPLHEVYTWNKQMPNSIDAFIDGKVAYVFGYAHHRERIRAEAPQLDFNVAPVPQVGDNQRVNYASYWVQGVSKKTEIKDYAWDFVNFITSEKNVVEYLNETQQTTALRSTKLINEHLANELLSAKADQLLTAKSWYRGESPIAAEGIFNSMINYILEGTLEIDEAIENAASQINYSIKKKL
- a CDS encoding NUDIX hydrolase; amino-acid sequence: MAYKGKKSVLAVDLLPVIGWKRVALIKRAKWPCLEKLCIVGGHFDADNEHNENLPEHERNLPDISVPHAALREANEEIHLETVTLEDLVEWCWLDEIGRDPREEQPDEDRRVSKCFLVHLESEEALKDCFADSDALELVICDIDSLTEDDMGFDHWIAIKKLQAEKQRLWEFWTQLSSHCFTHRCDALITEEKLLQDECTADTLDIAWHTSEGRAQLITMGIEMFIVACPFCGHKITPPIFY